In Nitrospira sp., one DNA window encodes the following:
- a CDS encoding penicillin-binding protein activator LpoB — MVIRKHPPSLVATVSVVLALSGCGHETKVTRVDTGVVTDLSGRWNDTDSRMVAEAMVRDALQYPWLGNFERANQRQPVVVVGTVLNSSHEHINVQTFITDLERELTNSQKVTFVAGKGERDEVRAERKEQAIYAREETQKAPGKETGADFMMKGTIATILDEADGTKAVFYQVDLQMIDLENNAKIWYGQKKIKKVVERKRTVF; from the coding sequence ATGGTGATTCGGAAACATCCTCCTTCGCTTGTCGCCACGGTGAGTGTCGTCCTTGCTTTGTCGGGATGTGGACACGAAACGAAGGTGACCCGTGTCGATACCGGGGTCGTGACTGATTTGAGCGGCCGGTGGAACGACACGGATTCTCGGATGGTCGCCGAAGCGATGGTCAGAGATGCGCTACAATATCCGTGGCTAGGGAATTTCGAAAGGGCGAACCAACGTCAGCCTGTCGTCGTCGTGGGAACCGTCCTGAACAGCAGTCACGAACATATCAACGTGCAGACATTTATTACAGATTTAGAGCGAGAACTCACCAATTCTCAGAAAGTCACGTTCGTGGCCGGCAAAGGCGAGCGCGATGAGGTTCGTGCCGAACGAAAAGAACAAGCCATCTACGCGCGCGAAGAAACCCAGAAAGCCCCAGGAAAAGAGACCGGCGCCGATTTCATGATGAAGGGTACGATCGCCACCATTCTTGACGAAGCCGATGGGACCAAAGCGGTCTTTTACCAAGTGGATCTCCAGATGATCGATCTGGAGAACAATGCGAAAATCTGGTACGGGCAGAAGAAAATCAAGAAGGTGGTTGAAAGGAAACGCACCGTCTTTTAG
- a CDS encoding caspase family protein, whose translation MNSARQFGKHLSLVLLILLLLDPRMIGMFSVVAPSTAEAQVGKPEGLYYKSWAIIIGIENYVLAPPIPGAISDAKKVAEAFRRLRFDEVIELYDKDASSRRLHQLLDDMLPRKVGRMDRLVIFYVGHAGFMQDSDGQERGYLVPFDAQPNHATKSITVEHLKEFTRRTASKHTLLIFDAPVFGWEITVPPELSLEGRMAPESETDRRAVQVISAASKGEAVVRVEKSSRFVETLLIGLSGDADLDGNGWLMASELGGYLVRQVEGASNGTQRPSSLRIDGDGDTALVEGRRPAFTPGADLQTPSERQ comes from the coding sequence ATGAACAGCGCAAGACAGTTTGGGAAACACCTGTCGCTCGTGCTTTTAATCCTACTCTTACTGGACCCTCGTATGATCGGCATGTTTTCGGTTGTCGCTCCGTCGACTGCTGAGGCTCAAGTGGGAAAGCCGGAGGGCCTGTACTACAAATCCTGGGCGATCATTATCGGGATCGAAAACTATGTCTTGGCTCCTCCCATCCCCGGAGCGATCAGCGATGCCAAGAAGGTGGCCGAAGCGTTTCGACGGTTGAGGTTCGATGAGGTGATTGAGCTCTACGACAAGGACGCTAGCTCGCGACGCCTCCATCAGCTTTTGGACGACATGTTGCCTAGAAAAGTCGGCCGCATGGACCGGCTCGTCATCTTCTACGTGGGGCACGCCGGGTTTATGCAGGACTCCGATGGGCAAGAGCGAGGGTACCTTGTGCCATTTGACGCACAGCCCAACCACGCAACGAAGTCGATCACGGTGGAGCATCTAAAGGAATTTACGAGGCGGACGGCTTCCAAACATACGCTCCTGATTTTCGATGCGCCGGTATTCGGATGGGAAATCACTGTGCCACCGGAGCTGTCATTGGAAGGACGGATGGCCCCGGAATCGGAGACCGATCGGCGTGCGGTGCAAGTCATTAGCGCGGCAAGTAAGGGAGAGGCTGTCGTTCGTGTCGAGAAGAGCAGTCGCTTTGTTGAAACACTATTGATCGGGCTGTCCGGTGATGCCGATCTGGACGGAAACGGTTGGCTCATGGCTTCCGAGTTGGGGGGCTATCTCGTGCGACAGGTCGAGGGGGCTTCCAATGGTACACAACGCCCATCGAGTCTACGGATCGATGGTGATGGAGACACGGCGTTGGTTGAAGGACGGAGGCCGGCATTTACGCCTGGCGCCGATCTTCAAACCCCTTCTGAACGGCAATAA
- the acs gene encoding acetate--CoA ligase, which produces MSEKIETLLKESRTYQPTAKTIAAAYIKDYETEYKQSIADPETFWSNAAKELEWFSPWEKVLEWNYPWAKWFVGARCNIAYNCLDRHVKTWRKNKVALIWVGEQDQERIFTYAELYRQVNRCANALKKLGVQKGDRVTIYLPKIPEQVIAMLACARIGVIHSVIYSGFSAPALSSRINDAEAKVVITADVGFDRSKSIPLKPVVDEALKSCPTIDHVVVVRRQITGPPLSAPKEIDWTEWIEGERPVCEAEQLDAEAPLYILYTSGTTGRPKGVVHVHGGYMVGTYTTTKYVFDLKDDDVYFCVADPGWVTGHSYIVYGPLLNGATILTAEGKPDYPDPGRWWNLIERYGVSIFYTTPTAIRLLMRYGEDWPKKFDLSALRILGSVGEPINPEAWQWFHRVTGEDKPIMDTWWQTETGSILVTPLPTVPLKPGSATRPFLGIEADVVDREGNSLPANAGGFAVIKTPWPAMMRTIYKDPERYKAYWSTIPNCYTAGDVCHKDSDGYFWFMGRADDVIKVAGNRLGTAEVESALVSHPAVAEAAVIGKPHKTVGESIKAFIILKQGEQESPALIQSIKDQVLKELGKIGVPAEIDIVSSLPKTRSGKIMRRVLKAKELGQDPGDISTIEE; this is translated from the coding sequence ATGAGCGAAAAGATTGAGACCCTGTTGAAGGAAAGTCGGACATACCAGCCGACCGCGAAGACGATAGCCGCTGCCTATATCAAAGACTACGAGACCGAATACAAACAATCCATCGCAGACCCTGAAACATTTTGGAGCAATGCCGCCAAAGAGTTGGAGTGGTTCTCTCCTTGGGAGAAAGTCCTGGAGTGGAATTATCCATGGGCGAAATGGTTTGTCGGCGCACGCTGCAACATCGCCTACAACTGCCTGGACCGCCACGTCAAGACCTGGCGCAAGAACAAAGTCGCCTTGATCTGGGTCGGCGAACAGGATCAGGAACGCATCTTCACCTATGCTGAACTGTACCGACAAGTAAACCGCTGCGCCAACGCTCTCAAAAAGCTGGGCGTCCAAAAAGGCGATCGCGTCACCATCTATTTGCCGAAAATACCCGAACAAGTCATCGCCATGTTGGCTTGCGCCAGGATCGGCGTGATCCACAGCGTCATCTATTCAGGGTTCAGCGCTCCTGCCCTCTCCAGCCGTATCAACGATGCAGAAGCCAAAGTTGTGATCACAGCTGACGTCGGGTTCGACCGCAGTAAATCTATCCCATTGAAACCAGTTGTGGACGAGGCCCTCAAAAGCTGCCCGACGATCGATCATGTAGTCGTCGTACGCCGCCAGATCACAGGTCCTCCCCTTTCCGCTCCAAAGGAAATCGACTGGACGGAATGGATCGAGGGTGAACGACCGGTTTGCGAAGCAGAACAGTTGGATGCTGAAGCACCGCTCTATATTCTCTATACGTCCGGAACGACCGGTCGGCCGAAGGGCGTCGTCCATGTCCACGGAGGGTACATGGTCGGCACCTATACGACGACGAAGTATGTGTTCGATCTGAAGGATGATGACGTGTACTTCTGCGTCGCTGATCCGGGGTGGGTCACAGGCCACAGCTATATCGTCTACGGTCCTCTCCTCAATGGTGCAACGATTCTGACTGCAGAAGGAAAACCCGATTATCCGGATCCTGGACGATGGTGGAATCTCATCGAACGGTATGGGGTCTCAATTTTCTATACGACCCCGACCGCTATCCGGCTGCTCATGCGCTACGGCGAAGACTGGCCGAAGAAATTCGATCTCTCGGCGCTCCGTATTCTCGGGAGCGTCGGAGAGCCCATCAACCCGGAAGCCTGGCAATGGTTTCATCGGGTGACAGGTGAAGACAAACCTATTATGGACACCTGGTGGCAGACGGAAACAGGATCGATCTTGGTCACCCCACTTCCTACCGTGCCGCTCAAACCAGGCTCGGCCACGCGCCCGTTTCTCGGAATTGAAGCCGACGTTGTTGATCGCGAGGGGAACAGTCTCCCAGCAAACGCCGGTGGTTTTGCCGTCATCAAAACACCATGGCCGGCTATGATGCGCACCATTTACAAGGATCCCGAGCGGTATAAGGCCTACTGGTCCACCATCCCCAATTGCTACACAGCCGGGGACGTCTGCCATAAAGACTCAGACGGCTATTTCTGGTTCATGGGGCGAGCAGATGACGTGATCAAAGTCGCCGGCAACCGGCTCGGCACCGCTGAAGTCGAAAGCGCCTTGGTCAGCCATCCAGCCGTCGCGGAGGCTGCCGTGATCGGCAAACCCCATAAGACGGTCGGCGAATCCATCAAGGCCTTCATCATCCTGAAACAGGGAGAGCAGGAAAGTCCTGCGCTGATTCAGTCGATCAAGGATCAGGTCCTTAAAGAATTGGGCAAGATCGGTGTCCCGGCTGAGATTGATATCGTCTCCTCTCTCCCCAAAACTCGGTCTGGAAAAATCATGCGGCGCGTCCTCAAAGCAAAAGAGCTAGGGCAAGACCCAGGGGATATCTCGACGATCGAAGAGTAG
- a CDS encoding transposase → MTSPLRIAFRGALYHVTALGNARQDIFLGDEDRQRCLGGRDRVVALFQLLLHAYYLMENHFHLVVGTPDANLSNAEAAGLRR, encoded by the coding sequence ATGACCAGCCCACTGCGCATCGCATTTCGTGGTGCACTCTACCATGTCACTGCCCTAGGCAACGCCCGACAAGACATCTTCTTGGGCGATGAAGACCGACAGCGATGCCTTGGGGGCCGCGATCGCGTCGTCGCCCTGTTTCAGCTCCTGCTGCACGCCTATTACCTGATGGAGAACCACTTTCACCTGGTGGTCGGGACACCTGACGCCAATCTGTCCAACGCGGAGGCAGCAGGTCTGCGTCGTTGA
- a CDS encoding type II toxin-antitoxin system PemK/MazF family toxin, which produces MPNRGEVWLADLDPKRGTEPGKTRPVLIIQAQALLDAQHPSTLIIPLTTVLVEGAEPLRIRVPAAGRLRRTSDLLIDQLRAIDNRRLVEGPLTKLSATIMKRIHEAVIEILDLDQDRN; this is translated from the coding sequence ATGCCTAATCGCGGAGAAGTGTGGCTGGCTGATCTCGATCCGAAACGGGGCACCGAGCCGGGCAAAACACGACCGGTTCTGATCATTCAGGCCCAAGCATTGCTTGACGCACAACATCCTTCCACACTCATCATTCCGTTGACTACCGTGCTGGTTGAGGGTGCTGAACCTTTACGTATTCGTGTCCCTGCAGCCGGGCGTCTTCGTCGCACCTCCGATCTCCTCATCGATCAACTACGCGCGATCGACAATCGCCGTTTGGTCGAAGGCCCTTTGACCAAACTCTCAGCCACAATCATGAAGCGGATTCACGAGGCCGTTATCGAAATCCTCGACCTCGATCAGGATCGCAACTGA
- a CDS encoding fibronectin type III domain-containing protein encodes MANRLNWDRWSTVSEGVSEPGGNLTVVSSARRPGRFTLFLADPGGGVYTTSGNPSGGWNAWSTVSEGSTLPGARVGAVELMRNPGSFVVALADPGGGVYATFGNARDGWAPWSTASEGSTTPGASITAVENVTPEGRVSLFLADPVGGVYTASGVRNEWSQWSSVSEGRTIPGKPVTAVRIGTASGSARTKFAVFLTDPGGGVYTTSGNAVDGWVPWSEVAGIRIAPGAPVTAVPFGTRMDRFLLAVSHPDGSVRTTSGNAETGWLPWSNAPENRAVSGSHVSMVRLPGTGGLYALAIVDSSGEVFISLGTPEGDWAQWSSASQGSSLPGAPVAADEEDTITGRVSLFIADRAGGVYATAGGLARPVAPTNLRVTSVTDRRISVSWDDRSDNEDGFSISFKGARAGMDDHDDSKQVERDATSADLTGLRSGYDYAISVIATNAAGGSSRSNEVRATTPSRQIRVSSEGAGQNSLFTIAGEGFTPNSLVVLRITDAQLQQLQFPETAGSDGKFSSRHAVRCVSGGQLTFTAFEDEDPLGTFANSIVTSCP; translated from the coding sequence ATGGCGAATCGATTGAATTGGGACAGATGGTCTACTGTTTCTGAAGGCGTTAGCGAGCCGGGCGGAAATTTGACGGTGGTGAGCAGCGCACGTCGGCCGGGCCGCTTCACCCTGTTTCTCGCAGACCCTGGAGGCGGCGTTTACACGACATCGGGAAATCCGAGCGGGGGGTGGAACGCCTGGTCTACTGTTTCTGAGGGCAGCACGCTGCCAGGCGCACGAGTTGGTGCCGTCGAGCTGATGCGAAACCCAGGAAGTTTTGTTGTCGCGCTCGCCGACCCCGGCGGAGGCGTCTATGCGACATTCGGAAACGCCCGTGATGGATGGGCGCCGTGGTCGACCGCATCCGAAGGTTCGACGACTCCGGGCGCGTCGATCACGGCGGTTGAGAATGTCACGCCGGAAGGCCGCGTCTCGCTTTTTCTCGCAGACCCTGTCGGCGGCGTCTACACCGCTTCGGGCGTTCGCAACGAGTGGAGTCAGTGGTCCAGCGTTTCGGAGGGAAGAACGATTCCCGGCAAACCTGTTACTGCCGTCCGGATTGGGACCGCAAGCGGATCAGCGCGTACGAAATTTGCCGTGTTCCTGACTGATCCGGGCGGGGGCGTTTACACGACGTCCGGGAACGCGGTCGACGGTTGGGTGCCCTGGTCGGAAGTCGCGGGCATTCGCATTGCTCCGGGCGCGCCTGTCACGGCCGTTCCCTTCGGAACGCGGATGGACCGGTTTCTTCTCGCGGTGTCGCATCCGGACGGCTCGGTCCGCACGACCAGCGGCAACGCCGAAACGGGCTGGCTCCCCTGGTCGAACGCGCCGGAAAACCGGGCCGTCTCCGGGTCGCACGTGAGCATGGTCAGGCTCCCCGGCACCGGCGGTCTCTATGCGCTGGCGATCGTCGATTCGAGCGGTGAAGTTTTTATCTCGCTCGGCACGCCGGAGGGCGACTGGGCTCAGTGGTCGAGCGCTTCACAAGGAAGCTCCCTGCCCGGTGCGCCTGTCGCCGCCGATGAGGAGGACACGATCACCGGACGCGTCTCCCTGTTCATCGCTGATCGTGCTGGCGGCGTTTACGCGACCGCCGGCGGCCTTGCCCGACCAGTGGCGCCGACGAATCTGCGCGTTACCAGCGTCACCGATCGGCGAATTTCGGTGTCATGGGACGACAGATCAGACAATGAGGATGGTTTCAGCATCAGCTTCAAAGGCGCACGCGCGGGCATGGATGACCACGATGATTCGAAGCAGGTCGAACGCGACGCGACCAGCGCCGATCTCACCGGGCTACGCAGCGGCTATGATTACGCGATCAGCGTTATCGCCACGAACGCCGCAGGTGGCTCGTCGAGATCGAACGAAGTCCGTGCGACCACGCCGTCTCGACAGATCCGCGTGTCCAGCGAAGGCGCGGGGCAGAACTCGCTCTTCACCATTGCGGGCGAGGGATTCACGCCGAACAGCCTCGTGGTCCTGCGCATAACCGACGCGCAATTGCAGCAGCTGCAATTCCCGGAGACTGCGGGCTCGGATGGAAAATTCTCGTCACGACACGCCGTGCGATGCGTCTCGGGAGGGCAATTGACGTTTACCGCCTTTGAAGACGAGGACCCACTGGGAACGTTTGCGAATTCTATTGTTACAAGCTGTCCCTGA
- a CDS encoding toll/interleukin-1 receptor domain-containing protein translates to MADVFISYKRAERARVDRIAQLLRGEELDVWFDARLDVGSGEGFDAEIEREVTSAACVLVCWTQEALKSVYVRAEAMKGLERDVLHPVFLERCNLPVPFNAIDTADLCSWNGKSDAPDWQRLVASVRARVDKSKADDKQRRAHSQAAYDRIPDHIFPGTLTILARRIAAIRERDAEDYHGDIMALLSWLESIAEKEARHTAYGYDLADRQCGGDAWRWWDRGGAAARSSEISCVRDALLRVEAALARSQELLDLPAP, encoded by the coding sequence ATGGCAGATGTCTTCATCTCCTACAAGCGTGCCGAACGAGCCCGCGTCGATCGCATTGCGCAGCTACTACGCGGCGAAGAGTTAGATGTCTGGTTCGACGCGAGGCTTGATGTGGGAAGCGGGGAAGGCTTCGACGCCGAGATAGAACGTGAGGTCACGTCAGCCGCCTGTGTTCTTGTGTGTTGGACGCAGGAGGCACTCAAGTCCGTCTACGTCCGGGCTGAAGCAATGAAGGGACTGGAACGCGACGTGCTACACCCCGTATTCCTTGAGCGGTGTAACTTGCCGGTTCCTTTTAACGCCATCGACACGGCCGACCTCTGCAGCTGGAACGGCAAATCTGACGCGCCTGACTGGCAGCGCCTAGTGGCGAGCGTCAGAGCTCGAGTAGACAAGTCCAAAGCTGATGACAAACAGAGAAGAGCACATTCTCAGGCCGCCTACGACCGCATTCCGGATCACATTTTCCCCGGGACTCTCACGATTCTTGCGCGGCGTATCGCAGCAATCCGCGAACGCGATGCTGAAGACTACCATGGCGACATCATGGCCTTGCTCTCCTGGCTAGAGTCGATCGCTGAGAAGGAAGCTCGGCACACGGCGTATGGGTACGATCTCGCCGACCGCCAATGCGGTGGCGACGCGTGGAGGTGGTGGGATAGAGGCGGCGCTGCAGCAAGGAGTAGCGAGATATCTTGTGTCCGCGACGCACTCCTTAGAGTTGAAGCCGCGCTCGCCCGCTCCCAAGAACTGCTGGACTTGCCCGCCCCATGA
- a CDS encoding integron integrase encodes MLVPVHTGLRTALKARHYSRKTEQAYGHWVARFLHFHQGRPPAEMAEPEINAFLTHLAVKAKVSASTQNQALSAILFLYRHVLGREMGDLGDVIRARRPKRLPVVLTRDEVKSVLSNLSGDKWLMASLMYGAGVRLMECLRLRVQDIDFSRMEIFVRDGKGAKDRVTMLPESLKAPLREHLTRVKAVHEQDVADGWGRVLLPEALDRKYPNAPRDWRWQWVFPQENRWENAKTGEEGRHHVHESIMQKAVTAAVRQAGLAKRATCHTFRHSFATHLLEGGYDIRTVQELLGHEDVKTTMLYTHILNRGGRGVKSPVDEL; translated from the coding sequence ATGCTCGTTCCCGTGCATACGGGTCTGCGCACAGCGTTGAAGGCCCGTCACTATTCCCGTAAGACCGAACAGGCCTATGGTCATTGGGTCGCCCGGTTTCTGCACTTTCATCAGGGACGCCCTCCTGCCGAGATGGCCGAGCCGGAGATCAACGCGTTCCTGACTCACTTGGCCGTCAAGGCGAAGGTTAGTGCTTCGACGCAGAATCAGGCCCTTTCGGCGATCCTGTTTCTTTACCGGCACGTCCTTGGGCGCGAGATGGGTGACCTTGGCGACGTCATTCGCGCCCGCAGGCCCAAGCGATTGCCAGTGGTCCTGACGCGCGATGAAGTGAAATCCGTCCTCTCCAACCTTTCGGGTGACAAATGGCTGATGGCCTCGTTGATGTACGGCGCGGGAGTGCGTCTGATGGAATGCCTTCGGTTGCGGGTGCAGGACATCGACTTTTCCCGCATGGAGATATTCGTCCGAGACGGAAAAGGAGCCAAGGACCGGGTCACGATGCTTCCAGAGTCGCTCAAGGCTCCGCTGCGGGAGCACCTCACACGGGTTAAGGCCGTTCACGAACAGGATGTGGCTGACGGGTGGGGCCGCGTCCTGCTGCCGGAGGCCCTCGACCGCAAGTATCCCAACGCGCCACGAGACTGGCGGTGGCAGTGGGTGTTTCCCCAAGAGAACCGCTGGGAAAATGCCAAGACCGGCGAGGAGGGACGCCATCATGTCCATGAGTCCATCATGCAGAAAGCGGTGACAGCCGCGGTCAGGCAAGCGGGTTTGGCCAAGCGAGCCACCTGTCACACGTTTCGCCATTCCTTTGCGACACATCTGCTGGAAGGGGGCTACGATATACGAACGGTCCAGGAACTCCTTGGGCATGAGGACGTCAAAACGACCATGCTCTACACCCACATCTTGAACCGCGGAGGCCGGGGTGTCAAGAGTCCTGTCGACGAACTGTAA
- a CDS encoding addiction module protein: MGTAADKILEEALSLPADERAGLVERLIQSLNLPTQAEINRLWVEEAERRVSQIQAGMVELVPGEQVFAKIRAKYQR; this comes from the coding sequence ATGGGTACTGCGGCAGACAAGATACTTGAAGAGGCCCTTTCGCTGCCGGCTGACGAGCGGGCGGGCTTGGTGGAAAGGCTCATCCAGAGTCTAAACTTGCCAACTCAGGCTGAGATCAATCGACTGTGGGTAGAGGAAGCAGAGCGGCGCGTTTCCCAGATTCAGGCAGGTATGGTTGAACTCGTCCCAGGTGAACAGGTTTTCGCAAAGATCCGAGCGAAGTACCAGCGGTGA
- a CDS encoding riboflavin synthase — MFTGIVEEIGAITVLRRTLAGTRLTILASTVMSDLKIGDSVSVDGICLTVVSRSERDFSVEVSPETLAVTTLGSFAVGLPVNLERAMRLNERIGGHLVAGHVDGIGIIRSRHQDSNAIRFTIGAPPEILRYCVAKGSITVDGISLTINDLSDKSFSVAIIPHTAKATTLGLKGENDPVNLESDLIGKYVERLLQERGQLPKATISIDKDYLQKRGLI; from the coding sequence ATGTTCACCGGTATCGTCGAAGAAATAGGCGCCATTACCGTCCTGAGAAGAACGCTTGCGGGAACCAGGCTCACGATTCTGGCCTCGACGGTGATGAGCGACCTGAAGATCGGTGACAGCGTGAGTGTGGATGGAATCTGTCTCACGGTCGTATCGAGAAGCGAGCGTGACTTTTCCGTAGAAGTTTCTCCCGAAACACTTGCGGTGACGACGCTCGGCAGCTTCGCCGTGGGACTGCCGGTCAATCTAGAGAGGGCCATGAGGCTCAACGAACGCATCGGCGGGCATCTTGTCGCGGGTCATGTGGATGGGATCGGTATCATTCGCAGCCGGCATCAGGACAGCAATGCCATCCGGTTCACCATCGGAGCGCCTCCGGAGATTCTGCGCTATTGTGTCGCAAAGGGCTCAATTACCGTCGATGGGATCAGCTTGACCATTAATGATCTGAGCGATAAGAGCTTTTCCGTCGCCATCATTCCACACACGGCGAAGGCGACGACGCTTGGCCTGAAGGGGGAGAATGATCCCGTCAATCTCGAATCGGACCTCATCGGCAAGTACGTCGAGCGGCTGCTCCAGGAGCGTGGTCAACTCCCTAAAGCCACCATCAGCATCGACAAGGATTATCTCCAGAAGCGTGGGCTGATCTGA